One Vicugna pacos chromosome 33, VicPac4, whole genome shotgun sequence genomic region harbors:
- the SLC37A4 gene encoding glucose-6-phosphate exchanger SLC37A4 isoform X1 produces MAARGYSYYRSVIFSAMFGGYSLYYFNRKTFSFVMPSLVEEIPLDKDALGLITSSQSAAYAISKFVSGVLSDRMSARWLFSSGLLLVGLVNIVFSWSSTVPVFAALWFLNGLAQGLGWPPCGKVLRKWFEPSQFGTWWAILSTSMNLAGGLGPILATILAQSYSWRSTLALSGALCVVVSFLCLLLIYNEPADVGLRNLDPTPSKGKKGSLKEESTLQDLLLSPYLWVLSTGYLVVFGVKTCCTDWGQFFLIQEKGQSALVGSSYMSALEVGGLVGSIAAGYLSDRAMAKAGLSVYGNPRHGLLLLMMAGMTVSMYLFRVTVTSDSHKLWILVLGAVFGFSSYGPIALFGVIANESAPPNLCGTSHAIVGLMANVGGFLAGLPFSSIAKHYSWSTAFWVAEVICAASTGAFFLLRNIRTKMGRAPKKAE; encoded by the exons ATGGCGGCGCGTGGCTACAGCTATTACCGCTCTGTGATCTTCTCGGCCATGTTTGGCGGCTACAGCCTGTACTACTTCAACCGCAAGACCTTCTCCTTTGTCATGCCGTCGTTGGTGGAGGAGATCCCCCTGGACAAGGATGCCCTGG GGCTCATCACCAGCAGCCAGTCGGCAGCCTACGCCATCAGCAAGTTCGTGAGTGGGGTGCTGTCTGACCGGATGAGTGCCCGCTGGCTCTTCTCTTCCGGGCTGCTCCTGGTCGGCCTGGTCAACATTGTCTTCTCCTGGAGCTCCACAGTACCTGTCTTCGCTGCTCTCTGGTTCCTCAATGGCCTCGcacaggggctgggctggccccCATGTGGCAAGGTCCTGAGGAAG TGGTTCGAGCCATCTCAGTTTGGTACTTGGTGGGCCATCCTATCAACCAGCATGAAcctggctggagggctgggccccaTCCTGGCGACCATCCTCGCCCAGAGCTACAGCTGGCGCAGCACACTGGCCCTGTCCGGGGCACTGTGCGTGGTTGTCTCCTTCCTTTGTCTCCTGCTCATCTACAATGAACCTGCTGATGTTGGACTCCGCAACCTGGACCCCACCCCCTCCAAGGGCAAGAAGG GCTCCTTGAAGGAGGAGAGTACCTTACAGGATCTGCTGCTGTCCCCCTACCTGTGGGTGCTCTCCACTGGCTACCTCGTGGTGTTTGGAGTAAAGACATGCTGTACCGACTGGGGCCAGTTCTTCCTTATCCAGGAGAAAGGACAGTCAGCCCTCGTGG GGAGCTCCTACATGAGTGCCCTGGAGGTTGGGGGCCTTGTAGGCAGCATCGCAGCTGGCTACCTGTCAGACCGGGCCATGGCAAAG GCAGGGCTGTCCGTCTACGGGAACCCCCGCCATGGCCTGCTACTGCTCATGATGGCTGGCATGACAGTGTCCATGTACCTCTTCCGGGTAACTGTGACCAGTGACTCCCACAAG CTCTGGATCCTGGTGCTGGGAGCTGTATTTGGTTTCTCCTCTTACGGTCCCATTGCCTTGTTTGGAGTTATAGCCAACGAGAGCGCCCCCCCTAACTTGTGTGGCACCTCCCATGCCATTGTGGGGCTCATGGCCAATG TGGGTGGCTTTCTGGCTGGGTTGCCCTTCAGCAGCATTGCCAAGCACTACAGCTGGAGCACAGCCTTCTGGGTGGCTGAAGTGATCTGTGCGGCCAGCACAGGTGCCTTCTTCCTCCTACGAAACATCCGCACCAAGATGGGCCGAGCGCCCAAGAAGGCTGAGTGA
- the SLC37A4 gene encoding glucose-6-phosphate exchanger SLC37A4 isoform X2, with protein MAARGYSYYRSVIFSAMFGGYSLYYFNRKTFSFVMPSLVEEIPLDKDALGLITSSQSAAYAISKFVSGVLSDRMSARWLFSSGLLLVGLVNIVFSWSSTWFEPSQFGTWWAILSTSMNLAGGLGPILATILAQSYSWRSTLALSGALCVVVSFLCLLLIYNEPADVGLRNLDPTPSKGKKGSLKEESTLQDLLLSPYLWVLSTGYLVVFGVKTCCTDWGQFFLIQEKGQSALVGSSYMSALEVGGLVGSIAAGYLSDRAMAKAGLSVYGNPRHGLLLLMMAGMTVSMYLFRVTVTSDSHKLWILVLGAVFGFSSYGPIALFGVIANESAPPNLCGTSHAIVGLMANVGGFLAGLPFSSIAKHYSWSTAFWVAEVICAASTGAFFLLRNIRTKMGRAPKKAE; from the exons ATGGCGGCGCGTGGCTACAGCTATTACCGCTCTGTGATCTTCTCGGCCATGTTTGGCGGCTACAGCCTGTACTACTTCAACCGCAAGACCTTCTCCTTTGTCATGCCGTCGTTGGTGGAGGAGATCCCCCTGGACAAGGATGCCCTGG GGCTCATCACCAGCAGCCAGTCGGCAGCCTACGCCATCAGCAAGTTCGTGAGTGGGGTGCTGTCTGACCGGATGAGTGCCCGCTGGCTCTTCTCTTCCGGGCTGCTCCTGGTCGGCCTGGTCAACATTGTCTTCTCCTGGAGCTCCACA TGGTTCGAGCCATCTCAGTTTGGTACTTGGTGGGCCATCCTATCAACCAGCATGAAcctggctggagggctgggccccaTCCTGGCGACCATCCTCGCCCAGAGCTACAGCTGGCGCAGCACACTGGCCCTGTCCGGGGCACTGTGCGTGGTTGTCTCCTTCCTTTGTCTCCTGCTCATCTACAATGAACCTGCTGATGTTGGACTCCGCAACCTGGACCCCACCCCCTCCAAGGGCAAGAAGG GCTCCTTGAAGGAGGAGAGTACCTTACAGGATCTGCTGCTGTCCCCCTACCTGTGGGTGCTCTCCACTGGCTACCTCGTGGTGTTTGGAGTAAAGACATGCTGTACCGACTGGGGCCAGTTCTTCCTTATCCAGGAGAAAGGACAGTCAGCCCTCGTGG GGAGCTCCTACATGAGTGCCCTGGAGGTTGGGGGCCTTGTAGGCAGCATCGCAGCTGGCTACCTGTCAGACCGGGCCATGGCAAAG GCAGGGCTGTCCGTCTACGGGAACCCCCGCCATGGCCTGCTACTGCTCATGATGGCTGGCATGACAGTGTCCATGTACCTCTTCCGGGTAACTGTGACCAGTGACTCCCACAAG CTCTGGATCCTGGTGCTGGGAGCTGTATTTGGTTTCTCCTCTTACGGTCCCATTGCCTTGTTTGGAGTTATAGCCAACGAGAGCGCCCCCCCTAACTTGTGTGGCACCTCCCATGCCATTGTGGGGCTCATGGCCAATG TGGGTGGCTTTCTGGCTGGGTTGCCCTTCAGCAGCATTGCCAAGCACTACAGCTGGAGCACAGCCTTCTGGGTGGCTGAAGTGATCTGTGCGGCCAGCACAGGTGCCTTCTTCCTCCTACGAAACATCCGCACCAAGATGGGCCGAGCGCCCAAGAAGGCTGAGTGA
- the TRAPPC4 gene encoding trafficking protein particle complex subunit 4, with product MAIFSVYVVNKAGGLIYQLDSYAPRAEAEKTFSYPLDLLLKLHDERVLVAFGQRDGIRVGHAVLAINGVDVNGKYTADGKEVLEYLGNPANYPVSIRFGRPRLTSNEKLMLASMFHSLFAIGSQLSPEQGSSGIEMLETDTFKLHCFQTLTGIKFVVLADPRQAGIDSLLRKIYEIYSDFALKNPFYSLEMPIRCELFDQNLKLALEVAEKAGTFGPGS from the exons ATGGCGATTTTCAGTGTGTACGTGGTGAACAAAGCTGGCGGCCTCATTTACCAGTTGGACAGCTACGCGCCTCGGGCTGAGGCTGAGAAGACCTTCAGTTACCCACTTGATCTGCTGCTCAAGCTACACGACGAGCGTGTGCTGGTTGCCTTCGGCCAGCGCGACGGCATCCGGG TGGGCCACGCAGTGCTGGCCATCAACGGTGTGGACGTGAACGGCAAGTACACGGCGGATGGGAAAGAGGTGCTGGAGTACCTGGGCAACCCTGCTAACTACCCGGTGTCCATTCGATTTGGCCGGCCTCGCCTCACCTCCAATGAGAAGCTCATGCTGGCCTCCATGTTCCACTC GCTGTTTGCAATCGGCTCCCAGCTGTCTCCCGAACAGGGCAGCTCAGGCATTGAGATGCTGGAGACAGACACATTCAAACTGCACTGCTTCCAGACACTGACAG GAATTAAGTTTGTGGTGCTGGCGGATCCTAGGCAGGCTGGGATAGATTCTCTTCTACGAAAGATTTATGAGATTTACTCAGACTTTGCCCTGAAGAATCCGTTTTACTCCCTGGAGATGCCCATCAG GTGTGAGCTGTTTGACCAGAACCTGAAGTTAGCCCTGGAGGTGGCAGAGAAGGCTGGAACTTTTGGACCTGGGTCATAG
- the RPS25 gene encoding small ribosomal subunit protein eS25, translating to MPPKDDKKKKDAGKSAKKDKDPVNKSGGKAKKKKWSKGKVRDKLNNLVLFDKATYDKLCKEVPNYKLITPAVVSERLKIRGSLARAALQELLSKGLIKLVSKHRAQVIYTRNTKGGDAPAAGEDA from the exons ATG CCGCCCAAGGAcgacaagaagaagaaagatgCCGGAAAGTCGGCCAAGAAAGACAAAGATCCGGTGAACAAATCTGGAGGCAAGGCCAAAAAGAAG AAGTGGTCCAAAGGCAAAGTTCGCGACAAGCTTAATAACCTAGTCTTGTTTGACAAAGCGACATATGACAAACTCTGTAAGGAAGTTCCAAACTATAAGCTTATAACCCCAGCCGTCGTCTCTGAAAGACTGAAGATTCGTGGTTCCCTGGCCAGGGCAGCCCTTCAGGAGCTCCTTAGTAAAG GACTTATTAAACTGGTTTCAAAGCACAGAGCTCAAGTGATTTACACCAGGAACACCAAGGGTGGAGATGCCCCAGCTGCTGGTGAAGATGCATGA
- the CENATAC gene encoding LOW QUALITY PROTEIN: centrosomal AT-AC splicing factor (The sequence of the model RefSeq protein was modified relative to this genomic sequence to represent the inferred CDS: deleted 2 bases in 1 codon), protein MAPPERCPLCRQTFFCGRGHVYSRKHQRQLKVALERLLPQVEAARKAIRAAQVERYVPEHERCCWCLCCGCEVRKHLSHGNLTVLHGGLLEHLASPEHKKATNRFWWENKAEFHMKEKFLISPQDYARFKKSMVKGLDSYEEKEDEVIKEMAAQIREVEHSRQEVVRSVLEPQAVPDPEEGSSAPGSWKGTNSQVASTSQQPSYLDLPPAPELDWMETGQSLTFIGHQDTPGVGNIHSGATPPWMLQDEEYSSVNQLIGPSYEEFLKEKEKQKLKKLPPDRVGANFDHSSSTSAGWLPSFGRVWNNGRRWQSRYGPSVRTPTQHPFGSQPVSC, encoded by the exons ATGGCGCCGCCAGAGCGCTGCCCTCTGTGCCGCCAGACCTTCTTCTGCGGTCGCGGACACGTCTACAGTCGCAAGCACCAGCGGCAGCTGAAGGTGGCTTTGGAGCGGCTCCTGCCGCAG GTGGAGGCCGCCCGGAAGGCCATCCGAGCCGCACAGGTGGAGCGTTACGTGCCCGAGCACGAGCGGTGCTGCTGGTGCCTGTGCTGCGGCTGTGAGGTGCGGAAACACCTGAGCCACGGAAACTTGACCGTGTTGCACGGGGGGCTGCTGGAGCATCTGGCCAG CCCGGAGCACAAGAAAGCAACCAACAGATTCTGGTGGGAGAACAAGGCTGAGTTCCACATGAAAGAGAAGTTTCTGATCTCCCCCCAGGATTATGCACG attcaaGAAGTCTATGGTGAAAGGTCTGGATTCCTATGAGGAAAAAGAGGATGAGGTGATCAAAGAG ATGGCAGCTCAGATCCGTGAGGTGGAGCACAGCCGGCAGGAGGTGGTTCGGTCTGTCTTAGAG CCTCAGGCAGTGCCAGACCCAGAAGAGGGCTCTTCGGCACCTGGAAGCTGGAAAGGAACAAACAG CCAAGTAGCCTCCACCTCACAGCAGCCCTCATACTTGGACCTGCCACCAGCCCCAGAGCTTGACTGGATGGAGACAGGACAATCTCTGACGTTCATTGGCCATCAG GATACACCAGGAGTTGGTAACATCCACTCAG GTGCCACACCTCCCTGGATGTTGCAAGATGAGGAATACAGCTCTGTGAACCAACTAATAGGACCCTCTTATGAAGAGTTTCTTAAAGAAA aggaaaaacagaaattgaagaaaCTCCCACCAGACAGAGTTGGGGCCAACTTTGATCACAGCTCTAGCACCAGTGCAGGCTGGCTGCCCTCCTTTGGCCGGGTCTGGAATAACGGACGCCGCTGGCAATCCAGGTATGGGCCCAGTGTCAGGACACCAACCCAACACCCCTTTGGA TCTCAGCCTGTGTCCTGCtaa